One Lottiidibacillus patelloidae DNA segment encodes these proteins:
- a CDS encoding cytidine deaminase, which produces MNQRQLIEEAIKAREKAYVPYSKFQVGAALLAKDGTVFHGCNIENAAYSMCICAERTALVKAYSEGVKDFIGLAVVADVKRPVPPCGACRQVISELCSPKMEVYLTNMNGEVQTITVEELLPGAFSAEDLNDDK; this is translated from the coding sequence ATGAATCAACGACAACTAATAGAAGAAGCAATAAAAGCGAGAGAAAAAGCATATGTACCGTATTCAAAATTTCAAGTTGGTGCTGCATTGTTAGCGAAAGATGGAACCGTTTTCCACGGCTGTAACATTGAAAATGCTGCATACTCGATGTGTATTTGTGCTGAAAGAACAGCGCTAGTTAAAGCGTACTCAGAAGGTGTAAAAGATTTTATTGGTTTAGCAGTTGTAGCTGATGTAAAACGACCTGTACCTCCTTGTGGAGCATGTCGTCAAGTGATTTCAGAACTATGTTCACCAAAAATGGAAGTATATTTGACGAATATGAATGGTGAAGTTCAAACAATTACAGTTGAAGAGTTATTACCAGGAGCATTTTCAGCGGAGGATTTAAACGATGACAAATAA
- the era gene encoding GTPase Era: protein MTNKDQYKSGFISIIGRPNVGKSTLLNNVIGQKIAIMSDKAQTTRNKIQGVYTDDNAQMVFIDTPGIHKPKHKLGDFMMKTALNTLNEVDVVLFVVNATEGFGKGEEFIVERLANINNPVFLVINKIDQIHPDKILSIIDDYKGHYDFAEIIPISALQGNNVNTLLTQIQKYIPEGPQYYPADQVTDHPERFIVAELIREKVLHMTREEIPHSIAVVTDSMEKRDTGNAVYIQATIIVERSSQKGIIIGKQGSMLKEVGKRARHDIEKLLGSKVFLELWVKVQKDWRNKMIHLRDYGFNEQDY, encoded by the coding sequence ATGACAAATAAAGACCAATATAAATCTGGTTTTATTTCAATTATTGGGAGACCCAACGTTGGGAAGTCTACTCTTTTAAATAATGTAATCGGGCAAAAGATTGCAATTATGAGTGACAAAGCACAAACGACACGAAATAAAATTCAAGGTGTATATACTGATGATAATGCGCAAATGGTCTTTATCGATACACCAGGTATTCATAAACCTAAGCATAAACTAGGCGATTTTATGATGAAAACGGCATTGAATACTTTAAATGAAGTTGATGTCGTCTTATTTGTTGTTAATGCTACAGAAGGTTTTGGTAAAGGCGAAGAATTTATCGTTGAGCGACTAGCAAATATTAATAATCCAGTCTTTTTAGTAATTAATAAAATAGATCAAATTCACCCTGATAAAATATTATCAATTATTGATGATTACAAAGGGCACTATGATTTTGCTGAAATCATTCCAATTTCAGCATTACAAGGTAACAATGTTAATACATTGTTAACGCAAATACAAAAATATATTCCTGAAGGACCACAATATTATCCAGCTGATCAAGTAACCGATCATCCAGAGCGGTTTATTGTAGCGGAATTAATTCGTGAAAAGGTACTTCATATGACGAGAGAGGAAATTCCTCATTCCATTGCCGTTGTAACTGATTCAATGGAAAAACGTGACACAGGCAATGCTGTCTATATTCAAGCAACAATTATTGTTGAACGATCTTCTCAAAAGGGAATTATTATTGGGAAACAAGGTAGCATGCTTAAAGAAGTAGGGAAGAGAGCTCGTCACGACATTGAAAAGTTATTAGGTTCGAAAGTTTTCTTAGAACTATGGGTGAAAGTGCAAAAGGATTGGCGTAATAAAATGATTCATTTGCGTGATTATGGTTTTAATGAACAAGATTATTAA